In Haloarchaeobius litoreus, the following are encoded in one genomic region:
- a CDS encoding carboxypeptidase-like regulatory domain-containing protein translates to MSWGTRATALLALAVLVATVAGVGAATTAATATEAETTGEASVALERTGADSVDVTIDIENGSADLSNVTLTVAETGASTRVELEDGGLTDYEATTSVTALTNDSTDTDLSAATVTVTNDGTTIGEDSVDLRYAALDGASATFGDGALRLERVDLRGFAPGASVRATIGNTALTATYDAEGDALTVPTADLSALDRESLFADRQVRVVPNGTDNVTASTESVTVADAAESASVLVTSGDTVAIANPLLSVLDVETYHLDLTTESPDGQFVGPVEATDAGVELPRSALAASVNATLSVGDADGPRLLDGWESQYASEPVDVTVDRSYFAAERDGVSSVLVQRDGGVARYGVSWQDGHYAVENGTALPADQGVLLVVEADGERTVVSAQTVGGTVPGAPNTSTANQSDGNGGDGAATTTTTGTATNASVGGGFLPASYRLGDWLLLVAVALLCGIFGTVILAVVRFFAGAAGPNGDPTNPRGAAVVLGFGGLIGLIGCAGTAVLLLGFGEAIDLAFPLLIGVAVGGLAALAFAALLSWLDFWRFGEGAGTTTPDPVDVKVTLVDGNGHRIREDADVVAKPTRGAGSKTTRSTDSGVVSMSLLPGGWQLTAAVGTQQRTDQLDVEDGRLTGEQAQLAFPRPGVRVTITDKQDGEPIPGARVAVEPDEGDDATARTGRNGRASVTLPYAASTATVRVEHPKYHTASNDCSLADDGPLELNVALGRKTGRLSVTAEVDGVATEGLPVSIAPAGDDRYRVDERQGSRRTDGRGRVRASEVFVGDYVVGLDVAGSQSDLFRTRTTEVAIHEDEPTNVTVEASFEWTVPQATRDRVRRLRREVDGLSEQSGRDTAFPGYYGSVVSRLLDLVEALPQYGHLFATGEHRPDDVAEALLDAAEDGISRVNTAMTTKRNVDMFAACSDMASVDPRWDGDVLTHEAYFDYVDADVDSDLTGRIERTRSRIDDERGDLTEVEPATEMWEHARELFQETRREREPLAKAARALLVAGLLDAVEHGFDRRELRERMKRTVF, encoded by the coding sequence ATGTCGTGGGGAACTCGCGCGACGGCGCTGCTCGCACTCGCGGTCCTCGTCGCCACGGTGGCCGGCGTCGGGGCGGCGACGACGGCAGCGACGGCCACCGAGGCGGAGACCACCGGGGAAGCGTCGGTCGCCCTCGAACGGACGGGGGCGGACTCGGTCGACGTGACCATCGATATCGAGAACGGGTCAGCGGACCTCTCGAACGTGACCCTTACCGTCGCCGAGACGGGCGCGTCGACGCGCGTCGAACTCGAGGACGGGGGGCTCACCGACTACGAGGCGACCACCTCGGTCACAGCGCTCACGAACGACTCGACGGACACCGACCTCTCCGCTGCCACCGTGACAGTCACGAACGACGGCACGACCATCGGCGAGGACTCCGTCGACCTGCGCTACGCCGCGCTGGACGGTGCCAGCGCGACCTTCGGGGACGGGGCGCTCCGGCTCGAGCGGGTCGACCTCCGCGGGTTCGCGCCCGGTGCGTCGGTGCGGGCGACCATCGGCAACACCGCGCTCACCGCGACCTACGACGCCGAGGGCGATGCGCTGACCGTTCCGACCGCCGACCTCTCGGCGCTCGACCGCGAGTCGCTGTTCGCGGACCGGCAGGTCCGGGTCGTCCCGAACGGCACGGACAACGTGACCGCGAGCACCGAGTCGGTGACGGTCGCGGACGCCGCCGAGAGCGCGAGCGTGCTCGTCACGAGCGGGGACACCGTCGCCATCGCGAACCCCCTCCTCTCCGTGCTCGACGTGGAGACGTACCACCTCGACCTGACCACGGAGTCGCCGGACGGACAGTTCGTCGGGCCGGTCGAGGCGACCGACGCCGGCGTCGAACTGCCCCGGAGCGCGCTCGCGGCGAGCGTCAACGCGACGCTCTCGGTCGGTGACGCCGACGGGCCACGGCTCCTCGACGGCTGGGAGAGTCAGTACGCGAGCGAACCGGTCGACGTGACGGTTGACCGGAGCTACTTCGCGGCCGAGCGGGACGGCGTGTCGTCCGTGCTGGTCCAGCGCGACGGCGGCGTGGCGCGGTACGGCGTCAGCTGGCAGGACGGCCACTACGCCGTCGAGAACGGCACGGCACTCCCGGCCGACCAGGGGGTGCTCCTCGTCGTCGAGGCCGACGGCGAGCGGACGGTCGTGTCCGCACAGACGGTCGGTGGGACCGTTCCCGGAGCACCGAACACGTCGACGGCGAACCAGTCGGACGGGAACGGTGGCGACGGTGCCGCGACGACCACGACGACCGGGACCGCGACCAACGCGAGTGTCGGCGGTGGGTTCCTCCCCGCGAGCTACCGACTCGGGGACTGGCTACTCCTCGTGGCCGTCGCGCTCCTGTGCGGTATCTTCGGGACGGTCATCCTCGCCGTCGTTCGGTTCTTTGCCGGCGCTGCCGGACCGAACGGTGACCCGACCAACCCCCGGGGTGCCGCCGTCGTGCTGGGGTTCGGTGGCCTGATCGGGCTCATCGGCTGCGCCGGAACCGCGGTGCTCCTTCTCGGTTTCGGCGAAGCCATCGACCTTGCCTTCCCCCTCCTCATCGGCGTGGCCGTCGGCGGCCTCGCCGCGCTCGCGTTCGCGGCGCTCCTGTCGTGGCTCGACTTCTGGCGCTTCGGCGAGGGCGCCGGGACGACCACGCCCGACCCGGTCGACGTGAAGGTGACGCTGGTCGACGGGAACGGGCACCGGATCCGCGAGGACGCGGACGTGGTCGCCAAACCGACGCGGGGCGCGGGCTCGAAGACCACGCGGTCGACGGACTCCGGCGTCGTCAGCATGTCGCTGTTGCCGGGTGGCTGGCAGCTGACCGCGGCGGTCGGCACCCAGCAGCGGACCGACCAGCTCGACGTCGAGGACGGCAGGCTCACCGGGGAGCAGGCCCAGCTCGCGTTCCCCCGACCGGGCGTGCGTGTGACCATCACCGACAAGCAGGACGGGGAGCCGATTCCCGGTGCACGCGTCGCGGTCGAACCGGACGAGGGCGACGATGCGACCGCCAGGACCGGGCGGAACGGCCGCGCCAGCGTGACGCTCCCGTACGCGGCGTCGACTGCGACGGTCCGCGTCGAGCATCCGAAGTACCACACCGCGAGCAACGACTGCTCGCTGGCCGACGACGGTCCACTCGAGCTGAACGTCGCGCTGGGCCGGAAGACCGGCCGTCTGTCGGTGACTGCGGAGGTCGACGGCGTCGCAACCGAGGGGCTGCCGGTGTCCATCGCGCCCGCCGGCGACGACCGCTACCGTGTCGACGAACGGCAGGGGTCGCGCCGGACGGACGGGCGCGGTCGGGTGCGGGCCTCCGAGGTGTTCGTGGGTGACTACGTCGTCGGGCTGGACGTTGCCGGCTCGCAGTCGGACCTGTTCCGGACCCGGACGACGGAGGTGGCCATCCACGAGGACGAGCCGACGAACGTGACCGTCGAGGCGTCGTTCGAGTGGACGGTCCCACAGGCGACGCGGGACCGCGTCCGACGGCTCCGGCGCGAGGTCGACGGTCTCTCCGAGCAGTCGGGGCGCGACACCGCGTTCCCGGGCTACTACGGCAGCGTCGTCTCCCGCCTGCTCGACCTGGTCGAGGCGCTCCCGCAGTACGGCCACCTGTTCGCGACCGGCGAGCACCGGCCTGACGACGTGGCCGAGGCGCTGCTCGACGCCGCCGAGGACGGTATCTCGCGGGTGAACACGGCGATGACGACCAAGCGCAACGTCGACATGTTCGCCGCGTGTTCGGACATGGCGAGCGTCGACCCCCGGTGGGACGGTGACGTGCTCACCCACGAGGCGTACTTCGACTACGTCGACGCCGACGTGGACAGCGACCTGACCGGCCGCATCGAGCGGACCCGGTCGCGGATCGACGACGAACGGGGCGACCTGACCGAGGTGGAGCCGGCGACGGAGATGTGGGAACACGCCAGGGAGCTGTTCCAGGAGACGAGGCGGGAGCGCGAGCCGCTCGCGAAGGCCGCCCGGGCACTCCTCGTCGCC